TAATAAATGAAAAAAAAACTTTTGTATATAACTCGTGAATTTAATCCAACTAAAAAAGACGGATTATCTATAAGATTTTCAAATACTTTAGATGCATTAACTAAAGAGTATGAAGTTCATTTATTGTATATTGGAAACAAAGAAAACGAATATATAATGAAAGAAAGTTTTGACATAAAAAAAATCTCTGTGTTTAATTTAAAAAAACAAAAGAAAATTTTTTCTTTTCTCAAAACTTTAACATTTGGAGCAAATTATTATAAGAATTTATATGGTGGAAAATTTAATGATTATGTAATTAATTATATACTAGAAAATGATATAGATATTGTATACGTTAACTATTTTTATTTGACATCTTTTTTTACAGACAAAAGATTGATTCATATTAAAAAGATAGTTGATCTTATTGATGCTATATCTTTGCATATGAAGGAAGCAAAAGATGTCTCTTTTTTTAGAAAACTATTTTATAAATTGCAGAGAGATTCAGTATTGAAAAGCGAATTAGAAGCTGTAAAAATTTCAGATTTGGCTTTTATAACCACTGAAACAGAAAAAAAATACTTATTAGAAAAAAATAACAATATCAAAAGTGGTAAAATAAAAATTCTTTGGAATGGAGTAGATAAAGAAATTTTTGATATAGGAGAAGCAAAGATTAAAAATATTAAAACAAAAGAAAATCATTACAAGAAAAAAATAGCTTTTTTAGGGTCAATGGACTATTATCCTAATCAAATAGCAGTAAGAAGATTAATTAAAAATATTTTTCCTAAAATAACTGATAAAATTAAAAATATCGAATTAATAATTTTAGGTAAAAATCCTCCACAAGATATTATAAATATGTGCAAAGAAAATCATAATATATCATTGTTGGGTTATGTCGAAGATTTATCAGAAGTATTATTAAATATCGATGTATTAATTCTACCTATGACAATAGCAAGTGGAATTCAAAATAAATTTTTAACTGGACTGGCTTCAGCAACACCAACTATAATTACCAAACGCGCATTGTTTACTAACAAGCTAAA
This is a stretch of genomic DNA from Marinitoga piezophila KA3. It encodes these proteins:
- a CDS encoding glycosyltransferase family 4 protein: MKKKLLYITREFNPTKKDGLSIRFSNTLDALTKEYEVHLLYIGNKENEYIMKESFDIKKISVFNLKKQKKIFSFLKTLTFGANYYKNLYGGKFNDYVINYILENDIDIVYVNYFYLTSFFTDKRLIHIKKIVDLIDAISLHMKEAKDVSFFRKLFYKLQRDSVLKSELEAVKISDLAFITTETEKKYLLEKNNNIKSGKIKILWNGVDKEIFDIGEAKIKNIKTKENHYKKKIAFLGSMDYYPNQIAVRRLIKNIFPKITDKIKNIELIILGKNPPQDIINMCKENHNISLLGYVEDLSEVLLNIDVLILPMTIASGIQNKFLTGLASATPTIITKRALFTNKLKPKIHVITAESDEDYIEEILNIYINKQNIKNISLNAYTFAKEYLDWNSVKKRFIQQINEVSEG